The DNA sequence GATACAAATGTCGCCGATGAGATGCTACTGTTACTGGATTATGGTGTTTATTATGAGTTTATCCCAATGGATGAGTGGGGGAAAGAAAACCCTAAAGTGATAGACTTAGGAGATGTGGAAGTGGGGAAGAACTATGCCATGATTATCTCTACCAATGCAGGACTTTGGCGTTATCATATAGGAGACACCGTGAGGTTTACTTCAACCTCACCATACAGAATTAAGATTACAGGACGAACCAAACATTTTATCAATGCATTTGGGGAGGAGCTTGTAATTGAGAATGCTGAAGAGGCCATTACGGCTGCGTGTCAGGTTACAGGAGCATTAGTCAATAACTTCTCGGCAGCACCCATATATTTGGAAGCAGGGAAGCAAGGAGGGCATGAATGGGTGGTGGAATTTGAGCATTCTCCAGAGAATATGGATATATTTGTCAATGTACTCGATTCTAAACTCAGGGAAATTAACTCTGATTATGATGCGAAGCGTTACAAGGACATTGCACTTATAAAGCCAATTATCCATAACGCACCCAAGGGTACGTTCTATGAGTGGATGAAAAGAAAAGGAAAGCTTGGAGGACAACACAAAGTGCCAAGGTTAGCCAATAATCGGGAACATATTGATAGCCTCATAGAGGTGATGAATTCAGTAAAAATATAATTGAAGGAAAGCAACTGTAGAGGTTGCTTTTCCTTGTTTAAGCTAACAAGAACAACAGACAACAAATTCAGCAGATGATGATGAAAAAGGAAAGAGAAATGGCCTTCCACACTGCTTATATGCAATGTGCAGAGGCAATTGCAGACTTGAGTAGGTGTGAGCGGCTTAAAGTGGGGGCAATCATTGTTAAGGATGGAAACATAATTTCTATGGGGTATAATGGAACCCCTAAAGGTTTCGACAACTGTTGTGAAACTGAAAAGATGGTTGAAAACCCTGAGACAGGGAAGTTGGACAGAGTGCTGGTCACCAAACCGGAAGTACTCCATGCTGAGGCAAATGCCATTACTAAGGCTGCAAAGTCAACTTATGCTACAGATAACTCTACATTGTACTGTACCAATAGCTGTTGTTTTGATTGTGCGAAGCTGATCGTGCAGGCGGGGGTCAAAGTCTTTTGCTTCAAGCATGCTTACAGAGACCTTTCGGGATTAGAGCTGCTGGAAAAAGCAGGAGTGGAAGTTATCCAATTGCCATAAGCCCATCTTAAAAAAAGAAGCCCTTGTTTTCTGTCCCGAGAACAAGGGCTTCTGCTTTTTTTTAGGAGAGGTAAATTGCTTTATGTGTCTTTGGGAACTTCGAATTGTTATAAATAGTGTGTAAGCTGTGTTGAGCGAAAGTGAAAAGATTCTTCTGATTCTCGGCAAACAAAAAGCTGCGACAACTTGTAGATAGTTCGAAGGAAATATGGAGGTGATCAAAAAAATGTCACTGAAAATAAAGAAATAATGATACTTGATAGGTAAAAAGTATGATGAAAATCACTTCGGTTAGAAAATGTTTGATATATTTGGGCGATTTTCCTGTATGGGCACATGCGAGATATATAGTGTTTACATTTTTGATCAAAGGTTTTATACAAACTTCACACTCGGATTAGTATGACAGCTTTATTAGTAATTACCGGTACGATTCTAACAATTGCGGTACTCGCTTTGGTGTATCGTATCATTACATTGGTAGGAATCGCCAAGGGGGATTCGGAGCAAAAGGTCGGGACCAGCAACAAGATCAACGCGATCCTGTTCCCTATTCTTTTCTTTTTAGGTTTTGGGGGCATTTTCTGGTATTCCGGTATTGCTCAAGAATACTTCCTTCCTGAGGCAGCTTCTATTCATGGCAAAGAAACAGACCAACTTTTTTGGGTAACAATGGGTGTAGTATTCGCTGCATTTATGATTACACACATCCTGTTGTTCTTCTTCCCATTTATTTATCAGTACAATGAAAAAAGACCAGCACACTTTTATCCACACAACGATAAGCTGGAAATCATCTGGACAATCGTTCCTGCGCTAGTAATGACAGGACTTGTATTGTCAGGATGGAGTCTTTGGTCAGAAATTACTTCACCTGCTTCTGACGATGCAGTGAAAGTAGAACTGATGGGTAAGCAGTTTGCTTGGGAGATCAGATACCCTGGTAAAGATCAGGATCTGGGAAGGTACAGCGTGAAAAACGTTGACGCGACAAACTCAATGGGTATTGATTTCAATGACAAAAGCAGCTACGATGACTTCACTGCAAGAGAAATCTATCTTCCTAAGGGTAAAGAAGTAGAATTGAACATCAGAGCTTTGGACGTGCTTCACTCTGTATTCATGCCACACTTCAGAGTAAAAATGGATGCCGTTCCTGGTATGCCAACTAGATTCAAATTCACTCCTACTACGACTACAAAGGAGATGAGAGAGAAACTGAACAACCCTAAATTCAACTTTGAACTTGCTTGTACTGAGGTATGTGGTTACGGTCACTTCGGTATGAGAAAAGTAATCGTGGTTGTAGAGCCAGAAGAATATGAAGTATGGGTTGCTTCTCAGACACCTTGGTCTGAGAAAAATGCAGACTACGTAAGTGAGTGGAAAGCCAAGAAAGCTGAGAAAGCAGCTGTGGCTAAGAACTAATCACTAACTGAGAAGGAATCAAATTGTAAATCAGTTTAAAGAACTTTTATAGATATGTCATCTGTAGCTTTAGATATTGAAAACACAAAGCCGGAAGCTCATCACGACGAGCATGAGCACCACGGCAACTTCTGGACGAAATACATTTTCTCCACAGACCACAAGGTGATTGCTAAGCAATACCTGTTCTCAGGTATTTTCTGGGCATTGATCGGTGGTTCATTGTCTCTTTTGTTCCGTATTCAGTTAGGTTTTCCTGATGCTGACCTTTCTTGGTTGAAGCCGTTCTTAGGTCACTGGATCAACGATGCTGGTAAACTGGATACAAACTTCTATTTGGCAGCTGTTACAATGCACGGTACTATCATGGTATTCTTTGTATTGACAGCAGGTTTGAGTGGTACTTTCTCAAACTACCTTATTCCTTTGCAAGTAGGAGCTAGAGATATGGCTTCAGGTTTTATGAACGCCCTTTCTTACTGGTTCTTCTTTATTGCATCAGTAATCATGTTGATCTCTCTGTTCTTGGAGACTGGTCCTGCTGCTGGTGGTTGGGTAATCTACCCTCCATTGTCTGCACTTCCTCAGGCTTCTCAAGGTTCAGGAGATGGTATGACACTTTGGTTGGCTTCAATGGCAATCTTTATTGCATCTCAGTTGTTGGGTGGTATCAACTACATTTCAACTGTGATCAATATGAGAACGGCAGGTATGTCATTCTCTAAACTGCCTCTGACAATCTGGTCATTCTTCATTACTGCGGTTATCGGTACACTGTCATTCCCTGTACTGTTCTCAGCAGCACTGTTGCTGATCTTTGACAGAAGCTTCGGTACTTCATTCTTCCTTTCGGATATCTATATCCAAGGTGAAATGCTTCACAACACAGGTGGTAGCCCAATCCTGTTCCAGCACTTGTTCTGGTTCCTGGGTCACCCTGAGGTATATATCGTACTGTTGCCAGCACTTGGTCTGACTTCAGAGGTAATCGCAACGAACGCTCGTAAGCCTATCTTCGGTTACAGAGCGATGATCGGTTCAATGTTGGGTATTGCATTCCTATCGTTTATCGTATGGGCGCACCACATGTTCGTTTCAGGTATGAACCCATTCCTAGGTTCAGTATTTATGTTCCTGACTCTGATTATTGCGGTACCTTCAGCGGTAAAAGCATTTAACTATATTACAACGCTTTGGAAAGGTAACATCAGATTTACTCCAGCGATGTTGTTCTCTATCGGTTTGGTATCATTGTTTATCTCTGGTGGTGTAACAGGTATCATCCTTGGTAACTCTGCATTGGATATCCAGCTGCACGATACTTACTTCGTAGTAGCTCACTTCCACCTTGTAATGGGTTCTGCATCATTCTTCGGTATGTTGGCAGGTGTATACCACTGGTTCCCTAAGATGTTCGGACGTATGATGAACGACAAGTTGGGTTATGTACACTTCTGGTTGTCATTCGTAGGTGCTTACATGGTATTCTTCCCAATGCACTACATTGGTATTGCAGGATTCCCAAGAAGATACTACTCTTACACGAACTTCGACTTTACGCAGTCTTTCACTGACTTGAGCGCTATTATTTCAGTAGCAGCAATCATTACAGTGAGTGCACAGTTGTTGTTCCTGTTCAACTTCTTCTACAGTATATTCAAAGGTAAATTGGCTCCTAAGAACCCTTGGGGTGCTAACTCACTGGAGTGGACAACTCCAAGAGTTCCCGGTCACGGTAACTGGCCAGGTGCTATCCCAGTGGTTTACAGATGGCCTTACGACTACTCTAAGCCGGGTAGTGACAAGGACGGTTTTGGTGACCACATTCCTCAGCACATTCCTTTCTCTCAAACTCCTGAGTCTAACTTGGAAGGTGAGAAAGACCTGATCGCTTTGGAGCCTGAGCTGAAGAAGCTTGGAGAAGAGATTTACAAGAATGAAGACTTTCACTAAGAATCAGTGATAGTTCAGATATAAATGAAGCCCCACAATTCAATTGTGGGGCTTTTATTTTTTTGTAGACTAGCATTGAACCTACTATTTTAGCCCTTGATAGAAACATGACTGAAACCAGTTTTTTTAATATATGAGAAGGTATTTTTATTGGCTAATAATGCTTCTTTTGGGTGCTTGTAACCTAGGAGCAGTTGAAGACCCAAATTACTCGATCCAGTCCAGTTACTTCCCTTTGGAGGAAGGACGCTATGTTCACTATAATGTTACTGAGCGTAAGGTAGCAGAGCTAGGTGGAGAGCTAGGAGGTGGGTATGACAGTCTTTTTCAATATCAGTTGAAAGAAAAAATAGGAGCGTCATTTTCAAGCCTTGAAGGAATTGAAACCTATGAAATGCTGCGTTACAAAAGGACTGGAGATGAGGAGTCTTGGTTACTTGATTCTGCATGGTATGCCTATGTAGATAAGGGAAGGGTTGTGAAAGTTGAAAAAGGCTT is a window from the Limibacter armeniacum genome containing:
- a CDS encoding cytochrome c oxidase subunit I; the protein is MSSVALDIENTKPEAHHDEHEHHGNFWTKYIFSTDHKVIAKQYLFSGIFWALIGGSLSLLFRIQLGFPDADLSWLKPFLGHWINDAGKLDTNFYLAAVTMHGTIMVFFVLTAGLSGTFSNYLIPLQVGARDMASGFMNALSYWFFFIASVIMLISLFLETGPAAGGWVIYPPLSALPQASQGSGDGMTLWLASMAIFIASQLLGGINYISTVINMRTAGMSFSKLPLTIWSFFITAVIGTLSFPVLFSAALLLIFDRSFGTSFFLSDIYIQGEMLHNTGGSPILFQHLFWFLGHPEVYIVLLPALGLTSEVIATNARKPIFGYRAMIGSMLGIAFLSFIVWAHHMFVSGMNPFLGSVFMFLTLIIAVPSAVKAFNYITTLWKGNIRFTPAMLFSIGLVSLFISGGVTGIILGNSALDIQLHDTYFVVAHFHLVMGSASFFGMLAGVYHWFPKMFGRMMNDKLGYVHFWLSFVGAYMVFFPMHYIGIAGFPRRYYSYTNFDFTQSFTDLSAIISVAAIITVSAQLLFLFNFFYSIFKGKLAPKNPWGANSLEWTTPRVPGHGNWPGAIPVVYRWPYDYSKPGSDKDGFGDHIPQHIPFSQTPESNLEGEKDLIALEPELKKLGEEIYKNEDFH
- a CDS encoding cytochrome c oxidase subunit II, giving the protein MTALLVITGTILTIAVLALVYRIITLVGIAKGDSEQKVGTSNKINAILFPILFFLGFGGIFWYSGIAQEYFLPEAASIHGKETDQLFWVTMGVVFAAFMITHILLFFFPFIYQYNEKRPAHFYPHNDKLEIIWTIVPALVMTGLVLSGWSLWSEITSPASDDAVKVELMGKQFAWEIRYPGKDQDLGRYSVKNVDATNSMGIDFNDKSSYDDFTAREIYLPKGKEVELNIRALDVLHSVFMPHFRVKMDAVPGMPTRFKFTPTTTTKEMREKLNNPKFNFELACTEVCGYGHFGMRKVIVVVEPEEYEVWVASQTPWSEKNADYVSEWKAKKAEKAAVAKN
- a CDS encoding deoxycytidylate deaminase, with protein sequence MMMKKEREMAFHTAYMQCAEAIADLSRCERLKVGAIIVKDGNIISMGYNGTPKGFDNCCETEKMVENPETGKLDRVLVTKPEVLHAEANAITKAAKSTYATDNSTLYCTNSCCFDCAKLIVQAGVKVFCFKHAYRDLSGLELLEKAGVEVIQLP